ACGGCGCGTAGGCCACGTATCAGTCGCCCATCAGCGCGAGCTGACGCAGGCGACGGCCTGCGTCCTCGAAGGCGGCGACGCGCTCGGCCCAGCCCGGTTCGGCGTCCGGCCGGCGGCTGGCGTCCGCGTTCATCAGACGCCGCATAGCCGAGACCGAGCGGTCGAGCGCGGGCCCGGTGGGCGCAGTGACGGGGGGCCGTAGGGCCGCGAACTGGGACCAGATGTCTCCGGCCTCGAACGGGTCCAGGCCGCCTTGGCGAATCATGGCGGACAGCAACATCACGCAGCGCTCGCGGGTGCCGGGGCTGCCGGTCTCGGTCAGGGCGCTGCGGCTGTCGGCGCAGAACACATCGTGCGCCACGTCGATGCCCTCGGGCCCGCCGAAGGCATCGGTTTCGGGCTCGTAGATGCCGCCGACCCAACCGGTGGCCTGCTGCTCGGTGACGAGGCGGTCCAGCACGGCTGCACAGGGGCGCTCGGTGCGCAGTCGCAGCCCCGAGTCCTTGCGCAGGAAGTGGAAGCGCTGGTTGTGCAGTGCGGCCGACAGGACCTGGGCGGCTTCGGGGCTCACCGCGCCTCCGGGGAAGGCGACACTGGCGTGCCACCAGGTGGTGTCGAGGGGGATCGGAAGGTTCTCGTCGTCGTCGAAGTCCATACGCGTGGGCGCTCCTTGTCGGTGGGATCGGTGCGGGGTCAGGTGATCAGCAGAGCGCTGGTCCAGTCCGTGGCGTTCGTGC
Above is a genomic segment from Streptomyces sp. NBC_01454 containing:
- a CDS encoding thiopeptide-type bacteriocin biosynthesis protein, translating into MDFDDDENLPIPLDTTWWHASVAFPGGAVSPEAAQVLSAALHNQRFHFLRKDSGLRLRTERPCAAVLDRLVTEQQATGWVGGIYEPETDAFGGPEGIDVAHDVFCADSRSALTETGSPGTRERCVMLLSAMIRQGGLDPFEAGDIWSQFAALRPPVTAPTGPALDRSVSAMRRLMNADASRRPDAEPGWAERVAAFEDAGRRLRQLALMGD